From the genome of Phreatobacter cathodiphilus, one region includes:
- a CDS encoding VOC family protein codes for MTPAALQPAERHPDPVAAGTRIGHVHLKVADLDRALAFYRDVLGFEVMQRYGDQAVFLSAGGYHHHLGLNTWESKGGRPPAPGTTGLYHTAILYPHRAALADALRRLVEAGIRLDGASDHGVSEALYLSDPDGNGVELYRDRPQAEWPRNPDGTLAMVTKRLDLQALLAEAPAKG; via the coding sequence ATGACCCCCGCCGCGCTTCAGCCCGCCGAACGCCATCCCGACCCGGTCGCCGCCGGCACCCGCATCGGCCACGTCCACCTCAAGGTCGCCGATCTCGACCGGGCCCTCGCCTTCTATCGCGATGTGCTCGGCTTCGAGGTGATGCAGCGCTACGGCGACCAGGCGGTGTTCCTCTCGGCCGGCGGCTATCACCACCATCTCGGCCTCAACACCTGGGAGAGCAAGGGCGGCCGCCCGCCGGCGCCCGGCACGACGGGGCTCTACCACACCGCCATTCTCTATCCCCACCGGGCGGCCCTCGCCGATGCGCTGCGCCGACTGGTGGAGGCCGGCATCCGCCTGGACGGCGCCAGCGACCACGGGGTCTCCGAGGCGCTCTATCTCTCCGATCCCGACGGCAACGGCGTCGAGCTCTACCGCGACCGGCCGCAGGCCGAATGGCCGCGCAATCCCGACGGCACCCTCGCCATGGTGACGAAGCGCCTCGACCTTCAGGCGTTGCTCGCCGAGGCACCGGCGAAGGGCTGA
- a CDS encoding DUF805 domain-containing protein produces MNLQHLFLNGDGRIGRQDFWIGMVILIVANIVLGFVAGLVGWAAAGIWGAAILAGLVGLAMTLPAYFLLVKRSNDRDYPQTYVQALMALNIAFQIKNMVVPIELGGPSLLSMLFSLAIAVAGLWALVDLGFFQGTRGPNRYGPDPLSVPAS; encoded by the coding sequence ATGAACTTGCAACACCTCTTCCTGAACGGCGACGGCCGCATCGGCCGGCAGGACTTCTGGATCGGCATGGTCATCCTGATCGTCGCCAATATCGTGCTCGGCTTCGTCGCCGGCCTCGTCGGCTGGGCGGCAGCCGGCATCTGGGGCGCCGCCATCCTCGCCGGCCTCGTCGGCCTCGCCATGACGCTGCCGGCCTATTTCCTGCTGGTGAAACGGTCGAACGACCGCGACTACCCGCAGACCTATGTCCAGGCGCTGATGGCGCTGAACATCGCCTTCCAGATCAAGAACATGGTCGTGCCGATCGAGCTCGGCGGCCCGAGCCTCCTGTCCATGCTCTTCTCGCTGGCCATCGCGGTCGCCGGCCTCTGGGCCCTGGTCGATCTCGGCTTCTTCCAGGGCACCCGCGGGCCCAACCGCTACGGCCCCGACCCGCTGTCGGTTCCCGCATCCTGA
- a CDS encoding DUF805 domain-containing protein, with amino-acid sequence MAGIDWTNRQIWLEPAAWRYLFLDFEGRIPRLPFWVAAVALNVFAFIGDRLAMDFGGHPAAAVVGLAFLYPSLALAIKRAHDRGHSDLYLLFLFLPAFLVSLLQVLGYFDSAGPMGPVLSVLGLWVLVALIVLVIDLGLLRGEAGPNRFGPDPLA; translated from the coding sequence ATGGCCGGGATCGACTGGACGAACCGGCAGATCTGGCTCGAGCCGGCGGCCTGGCGCTATCTCTTCCTCGATTTCGAGGGCCGCATCCCGCGCCTGCCCTTCTGGGTGGCGGCGGTGGCGCTCAACGTCTTCGCCTTCATCGGCGACCGCCTCGCCATGGATTTCGGCGGCCATCCCGCCGCCGCCGTGGTCGGCCTCGCCTTCCTCTATCCCTCGCTCGCGCTCGCCATCAAGCGGGCCCACGATCGCGGCCATTCCGACCTCTACCTGCTCTTCCTCTTCCTGCCGGCCTTCCTCGTCAGCCTGTTGCAGGTGCTCGGCTATTTCGACTCCGCCGGCCCCATGGGGCCCGTCCTCTCCGTCCTAGGCCTGTGGGTCCTCGTCGCCCTCATCGTCCTCGTCATCGATCTCGGCCTGCTGCGCGGCGAGGCGGGCCCCAATCGTTTCGGGCCCGACCCCCTCGCATGA
- a CDS encoding hemolysin family protein, with the protein MYLEIAIILVLTLVNGVLAMSELAVVSSRPARLKVLSDQGSRGAAVALTLADHPGRFLSTVQIGITLVGVLSGAFSGATLGVRAGDGLQSLGLSAGVADWLGVGSVVVLITYLSLIVGELVPKQIALRDPERIAAAVAPAMALLSRVAAPLVWLLDGSGRLILALLGQKSDGGDKVTEEEVKTIIAEAETAGVIERAEGEMIAGVMRLADRTAGGLMTPRREVEMINLAEPAETIRRRLRTTRRSRLPVQDGDADSIIGVVLVKDLIEALGGRGRPDYGSLVQEAPIVLDRTPALDVLRTLRAASAHMTLVFDEYGHFEGIITATDVLEAIVGALPDEDDEEPAIAARADGSLLVAGWMAADEFSIQLGVPVDPEGDFHTVAGFVLHEMQRLPAVGEGFDKAGWRFEVVDLDGRRIDKILATRLS; encoded by the coding sequence TTGTACCTCGAGATAGCGATCATTCTGGTCCTGACGCTGGTGAACGGCGTCCTGGCCATGTCCGAGCTGGCGGTGGTCTCCTCCCGCCCCGCGCGTCTCAAGGTGCTGAGCGACCAGGGCAGCCGCGGCGCCGCCGTGGCGCTGACCCTGGCGGATCATCCCGGCCGCTTCCTCTCCACGGTGCAGATCGGCATCACCCTCGTCGGCGTGCTCTCGGGCGCTTTTTCCGGCGCGACGCTCGGCGTGCGCGCCGGCGACGGGCTGCAGAGCCTCGGCCTGTCGGCGGGCGTGGCGGACTGGCTCGGCGTCGGTTCGGTCGTGGTGCTCATCACCTATCTCTCGCTGATCGTCGGCGAACTCGTGCCGAAGCAGATCGCCCTGCGCGACCCCGAGCGCATCGCCGCGGCGGTGGCGCCGGCCATGGCGCTGCTGTCGCGCGTGGCTGCGCCCCTCGTCTGGCTGCTGGACGGATCGGGGCGGCTGATCCTCGCTCTCCTCGGGCAGAAGAGCGACGGGGGCGACAAGGTCACCGAGGAGGAGGTGAAGACCATCATCGCCGAGGCCGAGACGGCCGGCGTGATCGAGCGGGCCGAGGGCGAGATGATCGCCGGCGTCATGCGCCTCGCCGACCGCACGGCCGGGGGGCTGATGACGCCGCGCCGCGAGGTGGAGATGATCAACCTCGCCGAACCGGCGGAGACCATCCGCCGGCGGCTGCGCACGACCCGCCGCTCGCGCCTGCCCGTGCAGGACGGCGATGCCGATTCCATCATCGGCGTGGTGCTGGTGAAGGACCTCATCGAGGCGCTCGGCGGCCGCGGCCGCCCCGATTACGGCAGCCTGGTGCAGGAGGCGCCGATCGTGCTCGACCGGACGCCCGCCCTCGACGTGCTGAGGACGCTGCGCGCCGCCAGCGCCCACATGACGCTGGTCTTCGACGAATACGGGCATTTCGAGGGGATCATCACCGCCACCGACGTGCTGGAGGCCATCGTCGGCGCCCTGCCGGACGAGGACGACGAGGAGCCGGCCATCGCCGCGCGTGCCGACGGGTCGCTGCTCGTTGCCGGCTGGATGGCGGCGGACGAGTTCTCCATCCAGCTCGGCGTGCCGGTGGACCCGGAGGGCGACTTCCACACGGTGGCCGGTTTCGTGCTGCACGAGATGCAGCGGCTGCCGGCGGTGGGCGAAGGGTTCGACAAGGCTGGCTGGCGCTTCGAGGTGGTCGATCTCGACGGCCGGCGCATCGACAAGATTCTGGCGACGCGGCTCTCCTGA
- the dapD gene encoding 2,3,4,5-tetrahydropyridine-2,6-dicarboxylate N-succinyltransferase, with protein sequence MSHAQLQSVIETAFDNRAEVNAGTKGEVREAVETALNLLDSGTLRVASKETGAWVVHQWLKKAVLLSFRLNDMTTIAGGPGDSSWWDKVPSKFDGWGAAEFGKAGFRAVPNCVVRRSAFIAKNVVLMPSFVNLGAYVDEGTMVDTWATVGSCAQIGKNVHLSGGVGIGGVLEPLQANPTIIEDNCFIGARSEVVEGVVVGEGSVISMGVFLSSSTKIVDRQTGEIHIGKVPPYSVVVSGSLPGKALPGENWGPSTYCAVIVKTVDEKTRSKTGINELLRD encoded by the coding sequence ATGTCCCACGCCCAGCTCCAGTCCGTCATCGAGACCGCCTTCGACAACCGCGCCGAGGTCAATGCGGGCACGAAGGGCGAGGTGCGCGAGGCCGTGGAGACCGCGCTGAACCTGCTCGATTCCGGCACCCTGCGCGTCGCCTCCAAGGAGACCGGCGCGTGGGTGGTGCACCAGTGGCTGAAGAAGGCGGTGCTGCTCTCCTTCCGCCTCAACGACATGACCACCATCGCCGGCGGCCCGGGCGACTCGTCCTGGTGGGACAAGGTGCCCTCGAAGTTCGACGGCTGGGGCGCCGCCGAATTCGGCAAGGCCGGCTTCCGCGCCGTGCCGAACTGCGTCGTGCGCCGCTCGGCCTTCATCGCGAAGAACGTGGTGCTGATGCCGTCCTTCGTGAACCTCGGCGCCTATGTTGACGAGGGCACCATGGTCGACACCTGGGCCACCGTCGGCTCCTGCGCTCAGATCGGCAAGAACGTCCACCTCTCGGGCGGCGTCGGCATCGGCGGCGTACTGGAGCCGCTGCAGGCCAACCCGACCATCATCGAGGACAACTGCTTCATCGGCGCCCGCTCCGAGGTCGTCGAGGGCGTCGTCGTCGGCGAGGGCTCGGTCATCTCCATGGGCGTATTCCTGTCCTCCTCCACCAAGATCGTCGACCGCCAGACCGGCGAGATCCACATCGGCAAGGTTCCGCCCTATTCGGTGGTCGTCTCCGGCTCGCTGCCCGGCAAGGCCCTGCCCGGCGAGAACTGGGGCCCCTCCACCTATTGCGCCGTCATCGTGAAGACCGTCGACGAGAAGACCCGCTCCAAGACCGGCATCAACGAGCTGCTGCGCGACTGA